A stretch of Gemmatimonas aurantiaca T-27 DNA encodes these proteins:
- the sprA gene encoding cell surface protein SprA has product MRRLFLRWALAVALPGALPLALGAQERPLDRSGVARGTGRDTATAPGPRRQSLSPAAQRIIDGLTLRVGPFGRRPGTALPGAAGPSAEVATDLPSSLPVHLPGDWFRAGSPDVAALLAAPIVVTTGAGVAVTGALIPVDTPYRDVGQRAADVLSELSDLNLTLDARLESKVQRLSNNRCTSTQLGIPGNSCRGSPFLPEFDFQFNVRTGGVVADRFFVDVDYDSQREFDASNNLSARYEGKPGEFLQRVEVGNVTFQPPPSRYLTSGIPSGNYGVQAIGQVGAMRFTSIFAQQKGNVSKDNVFTIGDRTQQQVERVIEDIQIETRRFFFTVDPRQLGGYPNVDLLNRPRMQQLASSLPDSIRPVRLYVYRQLIGAANQNPRGPQFSVRGARNPSRQIYELLRENVDYYVDPSMLWIALVRPLSVNTERLAIAYEVNVDGRPGRNPATGGTPDIEYTDAPQYANLLWEPELQPTNPAYFLREIKSVYRLGGEDLMRESLRVKLVTGTSGDQEKPIDVSRGETYLRLFGLSQATNAAAFDVENRVWPRPNDPNFRASFSGSGGQQKLIPDYFIVFPSVQPFARGGLAQPMANPANDTLYRYPNEYLYSEQRPQAIYRLMVSYQSDGGGDTQSIRLSTIQVRQNSERVALDDRMLQREIDYQIDYDLGIITFTRPDTLFMRPRQVSVRYEENPLFTTAPTTILGFASQLQLDKGQIAFTAISQQQRSNLNRPPLGFEPVGSLVAGVTSALQWDASALTNAIGRIPFARTTSPSRVSLQAEFAMSKPRPNAAGQAYIESFEGNAERSVPLFESSWYFSSLPALGSSFAGTGLSVFTNARAATMAYQNNGVDQSGNFPQFTIQQIDPAVRIVGSGVQQAEQLLWMTLYPLKTGGILDRVPGTATRRYAWMVGDNSLLGPTPSGRRWRSVRTVLNPSGQDLSRTENIEFFVLVQSEAAKVRRNPTLVFDFGDISENSVTFAPETLTVNAPTAAGLPADSTYRGKRIVGLDRLDSERDPLSRAFNAVENDRGLAGDVADTIVVVDRTSGAPVISTQFKLPLCSQSAQTVQTLGDSRANCTVRNNRLDEEDIDLDGQLNMPTSAIDQEQLKRFVVDLSDRNSWTRVGRCFQQRDSSSAGITSDSLCWVQVRLNWRAPTEQLNAPNERRMRAMRMTMISSTGTNDDEFTRIAFARFRLVGAPWLKRSTEPLSGMAGDSTAALGGYVVASVVGTLDSSSTLSYSPPPGVVEEPEDRQSGYANTRVQVNEQALRIQAGVPGRQLRPFDRAEAFLRFPEGTKTFMGYRSLRLWMRGRGNGWGVQGELNGYVKIGRDEHNFYMYRTPVNAGSGQSTWLPEIQVDLTRFQMLRAQLETAYLQSSADSLQCSGVDLELIRRSGTPMGGARQRYAVCQDGYIVYTTDPAVTPPNLAGVQELAVGIVRVDSVARGGAGIMNNDTLELWVNDIRLSDVVDDIGFAGEIGLNLNAGDLADVRVNVSRRDPNFRQLNETPTFLTSNAVNVGTTLHLERALPARLGIALPFSVDYSGTGIEQLFVNRTDLRADAINGVRNPSDRRVNYSLALRRLTPLATGWYAPLVNGLSLNGTWSNGSSQSTFQELSNSSYVVGGGLALVSERRESRLPGFVGRMLDLLPKGLRESPSVVNFREQRLRWSPTQFRLNTSLARSSHSATSFTKAAASPTDTGEVVNALQHAWQNLAVLAFSPTPGLSADFTARQLLDLRDYRRGLADQDSSDRGEVAHAERMRFLGSNLGLERERSFTSAFRIQPSMSQWLRPRFDFTSSFTLNKDPNARTLLREGDSTGALRLPKRLGAANSLNLGTTLDLGRLINQRTRDTSWVRRLGNMLAPIDVQWQQSLTSNYDNTAYVPGWGYQFGLGSIDAFRGHDTRLATTAGRMRRATAVGSLNLPLSLQFQTRIENGTTETWTRRTLDGFQAIITSSQMVYPDYSLRWNWRPQRMRKIISALSMDGAYAITEQETTIPNETGGLADRSRITSRRQPLSASVTWSFLGDLITTARSSRESREDLRPGSIINGETDRLSFNLARAFPLPKSWNTRNGQLRANVSYDSEENTSVVTGTTVTTGDGSLLLTTPSVLTNNGRRALNLNANTDLTELLTFTLTGSHVVNFDRAYNRQTTNMIFSAVLQLRFFSGDLR; this is encoded by the coding sequence GTGCGCAGGCTGTTCCTGAGATGGGCGCTGGCAGTGGCATTGCCTGGGGCATTGCCGTTGGCGCTTGGGGCGCAGGAACGTCCATTGGACCGCTCCGGCGTGGCGCGGGGAACGGGGCGGGACACTGCGACCGCCCCAGGGCCGCGCCGGCAGTCCCTCTCTCCGGCCGCCCAGCGGATCATCGATGGCCTGACGCTGCGGGTCGGGCCGTTCGGCCGTCGACCGGGCACCGCACTCCCAGGGGCCGCCGGACCGTCAGCCGAAGTGGCGACCGATCTGCCCAGCAGTCTCCCGGTCCACCTGCCCGGGGACTGGTTCCGGGCCGGCTCGCCCGATGTCGCAGCCTTGCTGGCCGCACCCATCGTGGTCACCACCGGCGCCGGTGTGGCCGTGACCGGGGCGCTCATCCCGGTCGACACCCCCTACCGGGACGTCGGCCAGCGGGCAGCGGACGTCCTCAGCGAACTCTCGGACCTGAACCTCACCCTCGACGCCCGTCTCGAGTCCAAGGTCCAGCGCCTCAGCAACAACCGCTGCACGTCCACCCAGCTCGGGATCCCCGGCAATAGCTGCCGAGGGTCGCCGTTCCTGCCCGAGTTCGACTTCCAGTTCAATGTGCGGACCGGCGGCGTGGTGGCCGATCGGTTTTTTGTGGACGTGGACTATGACTCCCAGCGGGAGTTCGACGCTTCCAACAATCTGTCGGCGCGCTACGAAGGCAAGCCGGGAGAGTTCCTGCAGCGCGTGGAGGTGGGCAACGTCACCTTCCAGCCTCCTCCGTCGCGGTACCTGACCTCGGGCATTCCGTCGGGCAACTACGGGGTGCAGGCCATCGGGCAGGTGGGCGCCATGCGCTTCACCTCCATCTTTGCGCAGCAGAAGGGCAACGTCTCCAAGGACAACGTCTTCACCATCGGCGACCGCACGCAGCAACAGGTCGAGCGGGTCATCGAAGACATCCAGATCGAGACGCGCCGGTTTTTCTTCACGGTCGATCCGCGGCAACTGGGCGGCTATCCCAATGTCGATCTGCTGAATCGGCCACGCATGCAGCAGCTCGCGTCGTCGCTGCCCGACTCCATTCGCCCGGTGCGCCTCTACGTGTATCGGCAGCTCATCGGCGCCGCGAACCAGAACCCGCGGGGGCCCCAGTTCTCCGTGCGTGGGGCTCGCAATCCGTCGCGGCAGATCTACGAATTGCTGCGCGAAAATGTCGACTACTACGTCGACCCCTCGATGCTCTGGATTGCCCTCGTGCGCCCGCTCAGTGTGAACACCGAGCGTCTGGCGATCGCCTACGAGGTCAATGTGGATGGTCGACCGGGACGGAATCCGGCCACTGGTGGCACGCCCGATATCGAGTACACCGACGCCCCCCAGTACGCGAACCTGCTGTGGGAGCCCGAACTGCAGCCCACCAATCCGGCGTACTTCCTGCGCGAGATCAAGTCGGTCTATCGTCTGGGCGGCGAAGACCTGATGCGTGAGTCGCTGCGGGTGAAGCTGGTGACGGGCACCTCGGGAGACCAGGAAAAGCCCATCGATGTGTCTCGTGGTGAAACGTATCTGCGGCTGTTTGGTCTCTCGCAGGCCACCAACGCGGCGGCGTTCGATGTGGAGAACCGCGTCTGGCCACGCCCCAACGATCCGAACTTCCGCGCCAGCTTCAGCGGCTCCGGCGGACAGCAGAAACTGATCCCCGACTACTTCATCGTATTCCCCTCCGTGCAGCCCTTTGCGCGCGGCGGACTCGCGCAGCCGATGGCCAATCCGGCCAATGACACGCTGTACCGCTATCCCAACGAGTATCTGTACTCCGAGCAACGCCCGCAGGCGATCTATCGCCTCATGGTGAGCTACCAGTCCGATGGTGGGGGCGACACCCAGTCCATTCGACTCAGCACCATTCAGGTGCGCCAGAATTCGGAGCGTGTGGCGCTCGATGACCGCATGCTGCAGCGCGAGATCGACTATCAGATCGACTACGATCTCGGCATCATCACCTTCACGCGACCCGACACGCTCTTCATGCGTCCGCGGCAGGTGTCGGTGCGCTATGAAGAGAATCCGTTGTTCACCACTGCGCCCACGACCATTCTCGGGTTTGCGTCGCAACTGCAGCTCGACAAGGGACAGATCGCGTTCACTGCCATTTCCCAGCAGCAGCGGTCGAATCTCAATCGCCCTCCGCTGGGATTCGAGCCGGTTGGCTCTCTCGTGGCCGGTGTGACGAGTGCCCTGCAATGGGACGCCTCGGCGCTCACCAATGCCATTGGTCGCATCCCGTTCGCGCGCACCACCTCGCCGTCTCGTGTCTCACTGCAAGCCGAATTTGCCATGAGCAAGCCTCGGCCCAACGCGGCGGGGCAGGCCTACATCGAGAGCTTCGAGGGCAACGCCGAACGCAGCGTGCCATTGTTCGAATCGTCCTGGTACTTCAGTTCCTTGCCTGCACTGGGTTCGTCGTTCGCCGGCACCGGCCTGTCGGTATTCACCAACGCGCGCGCCGCGACGATGGCCTATCAGAACAACGGCGTCGATCAGTCGGGCAACTTCCCGCAGTTCACCATCCAGCAGATCGATCCGGCCGTGCGCATCGTGGGCAGTGGTGTGCAACAAGCGGAGCAACTGCTGTGGATGACGCTCTATCCGCTCAAGACCGGCGGAATTCTCGATCGCGTCCCGGGAACGGCCACCCGCCGATATGCCTGGATGGTTGGTGACAACAGCTTGCTCGGTCCCACACCGTCCGGACGTCGGTGGCGTTCGGTGCGCACCGTACTCAACCCGAGTGGACAGGACCTCTCTCGGACGGAAAACATCGAGTTCTTTGTGCTGGTGCAGTCGGAAGCGGCCAAGGTGCGGCGCAATCCCACCCTGGTGTTCGACTTCGGTGACATCAGCGAAAACTCCGTGACGTTTGCGCCGGAAACGCTCACCGTGAATGCGCCCACTGCAGCGGGGCTTCCGGCCGATTCCACGTATCGTGGCAAGCGCATCGTGGGACTCGATCGTCTCGACTCCGAACGAGATCCGTTGTCGCGCGCCTTCAATGCCGTGGAGAACGATCGTGGGCTCGCGGGTGATGTCGCGGATACCATTGTGGTCGTGGACCGGACCAGCGGCGCGCCGGTCATCAGCACACAATTCAAGCTGCCACTCTGCTCGCAGTCGGCGCAGACGGTGCAGACCCTGGGCGATAGCCGAGCCAATTGCACGGTGCGCAACAATCGCCTCGACGAAGAAGATATCGATCTTGACGGGCAACTGAATATGCCCACATCGGCCATCGATCAGGAACAGCTCAAGCGCTTTGTCGTCGACCTGAGCGATCGCAATAGCTGGACGCGTGTGGGGCGCTGCTTTCAGCAACGGGACTCCAGCAGCGCGGGCATCACATCCGATTCGCTGTGCTGGGTGCAGGTGCGCCTCAATTGGCGGGCGCCCACGGAACAGCTCAACGCCCCCAATGAGCGGCGGATGCGCGCCATGCGCATGACGATGATCTCGAGCACCGGCACCAACGACGACGAGTTCACGCGCATTGCCTTTGCACGCTTCCGATTGGTGGGCGCGCCGTGGCTCAAGCGGTCCACCGAGCCGCTGAGCGGCATGGCCGGTGATTCCACCGCCGCATTGGGTGGGTACGTGGTGGCCAGTGTGGTCGGGACACTCGACTCCTCCAGCACGCTGTCCTACTCGCCTCCACCGGGTGTGGTCGAAGAACCTGAAGACCGTCAGTCGGGCTATGCGAATACGCGGGTGCAGGTGAACGAGCAGGCGTTGCGCATCCAGGCCGGCGTTCCCGGTCGCCAACTGCGTCCATTCGATCGTGCCGAAGCATTCCTGCGATTCCCCGAAGGCACGAAGACTTTCATGGGATACCGATCGCTGCGTCTGTGGATGCGTGGTCGCGGCAATGGATGGGGGGTGCAGGGAGAGCTCAACGGCTATGTGAAGATCGGCCGCGATGAGCACAACTTCTACATGTATCGCACGCCCGTGAATGCCGGCAGCGGCCAGAGTACCTGGTTGCCGGAAATCCAGGTGGATCTCACGCGCTTCCAGATGCTGCGCGCGCAGCTCGAGACGGCCTATCTGCAAAGCAGCGCCGACTCGCTGCAGTGCTCTGGTGTGGATCTGGAGCTGATCCGCCGGTCCGGCACGCCCATGGGCGGGGCGCGACAGCGGTACGCTGTGTGTCAGGACGGCTACATCGTGTACACCACCGATCCTGCGGTCACGCCACCCAACCTGGCGGGTGTGCAGGAACTGGCGGTAGGCATCGTACGCGTGGACAGCGTGGCACGTGGTGGTGCCGGCATCATGAACAACGACACGCTCGAACTCTGGGTGAATGACATCCGGTTGAGCGACGTGGTCGACGACATCGGTTTTGCCGGAGAGATCGGCCTCAATCTCAATGCGGGCGATCTGGCCGATGTGCGCGTCAATGTGAGTCGCCGAGATCCGAATTTCCGGCAACTCAACGAAACGCCCACGTTCCTGACATCGAATGCAGTCAATGTCGGCACCACGCTGCATCTCGAGCGGGCACTGCCGGCGCGACTGGGCATTGCCTTGCCGTTCAGCGTCGACTATTCCGGCACTGGCATCGAACAACTGTTTGTCAATCGTACCGACCTGCGCGCGGATGCCATCAACGGCGTGCGCAATCCCAGCGATCGACGCGTGAATTACTCGCTCGCGCTGCGACGACTCACGCCACTCGCCACCGGATGGTACGCGCCACTCGTGAACGGGTTGTCGCTCAACGGGACATGGTCCAATGGCTCCTCGCAGTCGACCTTCCAGGAACTGAGTAACAGCAGCTACGTGGTGGGCGGTGGTCTCGCCCTGGTGAGCGAGCGGCGCGAGAGCCGTTTGCCGGGTTTTGTCGGGCGCATGCTGGATCTCTTGCCCAAGGGCCTTCGCGAATCACCATCAGTGGTCAACTTCCGCGAACAACGCCTGCGATGGAGTCCCACACAATTCCGGCTCAATACATCGCTGGCCCGCTCCAGTCATTCGGCCACCTCGTTCACCAAGGCCGCCGCATCGCCCACCGACACGGGCGAAGTGGTGAACGCGCTCCAGCATGCCTGGCAGAATCTTGCCGTGCTGGCCTTCAGCCCGACGCCCGGGCTCAGCGCAGATTTCACCGCGCGCCAGTTGCTCGACCTGCGCGACTATCGCCGCGGTCTGGCCGACCAGGACAGTAGCGATCGGGGAGAGGTCGCACACGCGGAACGCATGCGATTCCTCGGCAGCAACCTCGGCCTGGAACGCGAACGATCCTTCACCTCCGCGTTCCGGATCCAGCCGTCCATGTCACAGTGGCTGCGTCCGCGCTTCGATTTCACCAGCTCGTTCACGCTGAACAAGGACCCCAACGCCCGGACGCTGTTGCGTGAAGGGGACAGCACCGGGGCGCTGCGCCTGCCCAAGCGCCTTGGCGCGGCCAACTCACTGAATCTCGGCACCACGCTCGACCTGGGTCGCCTCATCAACCAACGCACCCGCGACACCAGTTGGGTGCGGCGACTGGGCAACATGCTCGCGCCCATTGATGTGCAGTGGCAGCAGAGCCTCACGTCCAACTACGACAACACCGCCTACGTGCCTGGGTGGGGATATCAGTTCGGGCTCGGCAGTATCGATGCGTTCCGCGGACACGACACCCGCCTGGCCACCACCGCGGGACGCATGCGTCGCGCCACAGCCGTGGGTTCGCTCAATCTGCCGCTGTCGCTGCAATTCCAGACGCGCATCGAAAACGGCACCACCGAAACCTGGACCCGACGCACGCTGGATGGATTCCAGGCCATCATCACCAGCTCGCAAATGGTCTACCCGGACTACTCCCTGCGATGGAACTGGCGACCGCAGCGCATGCGAAAGATCATTTCGGCGCTGAGCATGGATGGCGCATACGCGATCACCGAACAGGAGACCACCATCCCGAATGAAACGGGAGGCTTGGCCGATCGCAGTCGCATCACGTCACGTCGACAGCCGCTTTCCGCCTCCGTGACCTGGTCTTTCCTCGGTGACCTCATCACGACGGCGCGCAGCAGTCGGGAGTCACGCGAGGATCTGCGGCCCGGATCCATCATCAACGGGGAGACCGATCGCCTGTCATTCAACTTGGCCCGTGCGTTCCCGCTGCCCAAGAGCTGGAACACCCGCAACGGACAACTGCGGGCCAACGTGTCGTATGACAGCGAGGAAAACACCTCGGTGGTGACCGGTACGACGGTCACGACGGGCGACGGCAGCCTGCTGCTCACCACGCCCTCGGTACTGACCAACAATGGCCGACGTGCGCTGAACCTCAATGCCAACACGGATCTGACGGAACTGCTCACCTTCACGCTGACAGGCAGTCATGTGGTCAACTTCGATCGCGCCTACAATCGGCAGACGACCAACATGATCTTCAGCGCGGTCCTGCAACTGCGCTTCTTCTCCGGGGATCTGCGCTGA
- a CDS encoding LptF/LptG family permease has translation MKLLTRYVIREHIGPLVFALSALTSLLMLQYVARQLANLAGKGLPWSAIGQFFVLSLPFTVAMTLPMAVLVATLYAFGRMAAEHEITAFKASGVRVRTMMLPVLFCALLLSLFMVWFNDQVLPAANHRLSMLQRDIARTKPTLALRDQALNAITDQFFMRVARTDAETNRMYDVVIYDLSRGQERKTIYADSGVFAPAPNNRDLQLTLYDGFAQEFVRGDPRQFQRSYFQSQVIRQAGMTQGFEASNSDGYKGDREMTVCELHRKYIADAVEVERVRLEYVSNAQQLRKMGGPAIRSPRQRPRSEVLATFYCERLVPALTGVFLPKKAKAQPPVKADSQPPVKPDSQPVQPPVQQPVQPPVQQSGQPPVQPPVVPPVIVPPGTATPIPATPIQPAPGLTAQQDSLLRASGVDPNALPSNPAAAPIDSLQVFQGAVNASGTQLVAQREGLDSLAVEIHKKFALSFACLVFVLFGPPIALRFPRGGVGVTIGVSIIVFGLYYVCLMGGEALADKGRLPAYVAMWIANVIFTLVALVMLWRVESTTDTSRGGGFRDWLADRKARRKARNQSRKTTTVGATA, from the coding sequence GTGAAGCTCCTTACCCGCTATGTCATCCGCGAGCACATCGGCCCGCTCGTCTTCGCCCTGTCGGCGCTGACGTCGCTCCTGATGCTGCAATATGTCGCGCGCCAACTGGCCAACCTTGCCGGCAAGGGTCTCCCTTGGTCGGCGATCGGCCAGTTCTTCGTCCTCTCGTTGCCATTCACCGTCGCCATGACATTGCCGATGGCGGTGCTGGTGGCAACCCTCTACGCGTTCGGTCGCATGGCCGCCGAACACGAGATCACCGCGTTCAAAGCCAGCGGCGTGCGTGTGCGCACGATGATGTTGCCGGTGCTGTTCTGCGCGCTGCTGCTTTCGCTGTTCATGGTGTGGTTCAATGATCAGGTGTTACCGGCCGCCAATCATCGCTTGAGCATGCTGCAGCGGGATATCGCGCGCACCAAGCCCACGCTGGCCTTGCGGGACCAGGCACTCAACGCGATCACCGATCAGTTCTTCATGCGTGTGGCGCGCACCGACGCCGAAACCAACCGCATGTACGATGTGGTGATCTACGACCTGAGCCGCGGTCAGGAGCGCAAGACGATTTATGCGGACAGTGGCGTGTTCGCGCCGGCACCGAACAACCGCGACCTGCAACTCACGTTGTACGACGGCTTCGCGCAGGAGTTCGTGCGTGGTGACCCACGGCAATTTCAGCGCAGCTATTTCCAGTCGCAGGTGATTCGACAAGCCGGCATGACGCAGGGCTTTGAAGCTTCGAACTCCGATGGCTACAAGGGCGATCGCGAAATGACCGTGTGCGAACTGCACCGGAAGTACATCGCCGATGCCGTGGAAGTGGAGCGGGTGCGCCTCGAATATGTGAGCAACGCCCAACAGCTCCGGAAGATGGGTGGTCCGGCGATCCGGTCGCCCAGACAGCGCCCACGCTCAGAGGTACTGGCCACGTTCTATTGTGAGCGTCTGGTGCCGGCACTGACGGGAGTGTTTCTGCCGAAGAAGGCCAAGGCCCAGCCGCCAGTGAAGGCCGATTCGCAGCCGCCGGTCAAACCGGACTCGCAGCCGGTACAACCGCCGGTGCAGCAGCCTGTGCAACCACCGGTACAGCAATCAGGACAGCCACCGGTCCAGCCACCGGTGGTTCCCCCCGTGATCGTCCCGCCGGGCACGGCCACGCCGATTCCGGCCACGCCGATTCAGCCGGCACCGGGGCTCACGGCGCAGCAGGACTCCCTGCTCCGCGCCTCGGGGGTCGATCCGAACGCGCTCCCGTCGAATCCTGCGGCAGCGCCGATCGACTCACTCCAGGTCTTTCAGGGTGCGGTGAATGCCAGCGGCACCCAGCTCGTCGCACAGCGTGAAGGGCTCGACAGCCTCGCGGTGGAGATCCACAAGAAGTTCGCCCTGTCGTTCGCCTGCCTGGTGTTTGTGCTCTTCGGCCCCCCCATCGCCCTGCGCTTCCCGCGCGGTGGTGTGGGTGTGACGATCGGCGTGAGCATCATCGTCTTTGGTCTCTACTATGTGTGCCTCATGGGTGGTGAAGCGCTGGCCGACAAGGGCCGCTTGCCGGCTTACGTCGCCATGTGGATCGCCAACGTCATCTTCACGCTGGTGGCGCTGGTGATGTTGTGGCGTGTGGAGTCCACCACGGACACGTCACGCGGTGGAGGCTTCCGGGATTGGCTGGCTGACCGCAAAGCCCGACGAAAGGCCCGGAACCAATCCCGCAAGACCACCACTGTGGGAGCCACTGCGTGA
- a CDS encoding LptF/LptG family permease, producing the protein MSRRLITPLDRYIATEFTRIFGVTILGFPVLVFVIDLVDNLRKYTERKLPAKAVALSYFYWIPDTLFMVLPAAVLFATVFSIGTFTRYSEITAAKASGISFYRFIAPILVMATLALGLDLAFGEIAPPANAIRLDLLEGTSSSRANDRYNFAFASDRGRIYRIYTLNVRDKAVDNIEIEARGSDKKPGMVVAARRAKWNDARRDWRLDSGVVHIIPDRTRDIAFSFDSLIDRDFHETPAELRTTERDPSEMRFADLTRFITVLERSGADVNTLKVERMLKIAIPVTCLIIALFGAPLATSSQRGGAAYGIAVSLATTVLFLLLIQLTKAIGGKGIVEPELAAWIPNAVVGLFAIVLLSRVRT; encoded by the coding sequence GTGAGCCGTCGCCTGATCACTCCGCTCGACCGATACATCGCGACCGAGTTCACCCGCATCTTTGGCGTGACGATCCTGGGATTTCCGGTCTTGGTATTTGTCATCGACCTGGTCGACAACCTGCGGAAGTACACCGAGCGCAAATTGCCCGCCAAGGCCGTCGCGCTCAGCTACTTTTACTGGATCCCCGACACGCTGTTCATGGTGCTGCCGGCGGCGGTGTTGTTTGCCACGGTCTTCTCCATCGGTACGTTCACGCGATACTCGGAGATCACGGCGGCCAAGGCGTCGGGGATCAGCTTCTACCGTTTCATCGCGCCGATTCTGGTGATGGCCACGCTGGCCCTGGGACTGGACCTCGCCTTCGGCGAGATCGCTCCGCCGGCCAACGCCATACGTCTCGACCTGCTCGAGGGCACGTCGTCGAGCCGAGCGAACGACCGCTACAACTTTGCATTCGCCAGTGATCGCGGACGCATCTATCGCATTTACACACTGAACGTGCGCGACAAGGCCGTCGACAACATCGAAATCGAAGCGCGCGGCTCCGACAAGAAGCCGGGCATGGTGGTTGCCGCGCGTCGTGCCAAGTGGAACGATGCGCGCCGTGACTGGCGTCTCGATTCGGGCGTGGTGCATATCATTCCCGACCGCACGCGCGACATTGCGTTCTCCTTCGATTCGTTGATCGACCGCGACTTTCACGAAACACCGGCCGAACTGCGTACGACGGAACGTGACCCCAGCGAGATGCGTTTTGCCGACCTGACGCGATTCATCACGGTGCTCGAACGCTCGGGCGCCGATGTGAACACGCTCAAGGTGGAGCGCATGCTCAAGATCGCCATTCCGGTGACCTGCCTCATCATCGCACTCTTTGGCGCTCCGCTGGCGACCAGCAGTCAGCGCGGTGGGGCGGCCTATGGCATTGCCGTCAGCCTGGCCACCACGGTGCTCTTCCTGTTGCTCATCCAGCTCACCAAAGCCATCGGTGGCAAGGGGATCGTGGAACCGGAGCTCGCCGCCTGGATACCCAACGCCGTTGTCGGACTGTTCGCGATCGTGTTGCTCTCTCGCGTCCGCACCTGA
- a CDS encoding MlaE family ABC transporter permease yields the protein MSTGTGLVALASGKTAGLLHAFGRRAYFARDIARGLRDPGTWIPETIRQMQRIGVESVPLTVIVAAFLGGVTAFQTRYQLFPGVQLSVVGLIARQSIVLELGPLLTALVLTGRVGARMTAEIGTMRVTEQIDALETLAFDPVAYLATPRFIAGVVMLPTLVMLANATAIFSAWATLVLATDVRTSDFLGGLRLAFTAFQVVYSLIKATCFGAAIAFVCSYEGYVTEAGAEGVGKSTALAVVIASVSILVLDAIVAAVLAPFIQA from the coding sequence ATGAGTACTGGCACGGGTCTCGTGGCCCTCGCGTCCGGTAAGACCGCCGGCCTCCTGCACGCCTTCGGCCGCCGCGCGTACTTCGCACGCGACATCGCGCGCGGCCTGCGTGATCCGGGCACCTGGATCCCGGAAACGATCCGTCAGATGCAGCGCATCGGGGTCGAGTCGGTGCCTCTGACGGTCATTGTGGCGGCCTTCCTGGGCGGCGTCACGGCCTTCCAGACGCGCTATCAGCTCTTCCCTGGCGTACAACTGTCGGTGGTCGGACTCATCGCCCGACAGAGCATCGTGCTCGAACTCGGGCCCCTGCTGACGGCCCTCGTGCTCACGGGCCGTGTGGGTGCCCGCATGACGGCGGAGATCGGCACCATGCGGGTGACCGAACAGATCGATGCACTCGAAACGCTGGCCTTCGACCCGGTGGCGTATCTAGCGACGCCGCGTTTCATCGCTGGTGTGGTGATGCTGCCCACCTTGGTGATGCTCGCCAACGCCACGGCCATCTTCAGTGCCTGGGCCACGCTCGTCCTCGCCACCGATGTGCGCACATCGGACTTCCTCGGTGGCTTGCGACTGGCGTTCACGGCGTTCCAAGTCGTGTATTCCCTGATCAAGGCGACGTGCTTCGGTGCCGCCATAGCCTTCGTGTGTTCGTACGAAGGCTATGTGACCGAAGCTGGCGCCGAGGGCGTCGGCAAGTCGACGGCGCTGGCGGTGGTCATTGCGTCGGTCTCCATCCTGGTGCTCGACGCCATCGTGGCGGCGGTACTGGCTCCATTCATTCAGGCCTGA
- a CDS encoding MlaD family protein, translated as MTSKRRDEVLVGLLLLTAIVIGLGGTIWIARGGLSKGYSMYARFPWGAGLKQGQPVLLAGVQVGFVDEVKLIPDGTITVRLQVQKEHQVPAGTTASVKANGIFGDQLIALQPVRGAQGYMSAGDTIPVGAGSPTTDQLLTKGDSIAANVQALTDEARAQFVADGGVKDIRRTVADLTKLVAQLSSVAAAQSAQLTKTQEQLRRTLSSIDSVKVDSSVKNVQAMTASFEQLSRELRETNTKVQGVVDKVSNGEGTAGKLMNDPKLYARMDSLLAHIDALVLDINKNPRKYINLKIF; from the coding sequence ATGACTTCCAAACGACGTGATGAAGTACTGGTCGGTCTGCTGCTGCTGACAGCCATTGTCATCGGACTCGGCGGTACGATCTGGATTGCCCGCGGCGGCTTGTCGAAGGGCTATTCGATGTATGCCCGTTTCCCGTGGGGCGCTGGCCTCAAGCAGGGACAGCCGGTGCTGCTGGCCGGTGTGCAGGTGGGCTTTGTCGACGAAGTGAAGCTGATCCCCGATGGGACCATCACCGTGCGGCTGCAGGTGCAGAAGGAGCACCAGGTGCCGGCGGGCACCACGGCGTCAGTGAAGGCCAACGGCATCTTCGGCGATCAGTTGATTGCCCTGCAGCCGGTGCGTGGCGCACAGGGATACATGAGCGCCGGGGACACCATCCCGGTGGGTGCCGGATCGCCGACCACCGATCAGTTGCTCACCAAGGGCGACTCGATCGCGGCCAATGTGCAGGCCCTGACCGACGAAGCCCGGGCTCAGTTTGTGGCCGATGGTGGTGTGAAAGACATTCGGCGCACGGTGGCGGATCTGACCAAGCTGGTGGCACAGCTCAGCTCCGTGGCCGCTGCGCAGTCGGCGCAACTGACCAAGACGCAGGAGCAGTTGCGACGTACGCTGTCGAGCATCGATTCGGTGAAGGTCGACTCGAGCGTGAAGAATGTGCAGGCGATGACGGCGAGCTTCGAACAGCTCTCGCGGGAACTGCGGGAGACCAACACGAAAGTTCAGGGTGTGGTGGACAAGGTGTCCAACGGCGAGGGAACAGCGGGCAAGCTGATGAATGATCCGAAGCTGTATGCGCGGATGGATTCGCTGTTGGCGCACATCGATGCGCTGGTGTTGGATATCAACAAGAATCCTCGCAAGTACATCAATCTGAAGATTTTTTGA